The sequence AGTGATTGGGAAGCTGTTGAGCAGTCAACACCAGATGAAGCGTATGCATATGCAGCCAAACAAATGCTTGACGCTATTCCATTAATGTCAGAACAACATCCTGAAAATGATTTAGGTAGATTGACTAAATGGGCAGCAAAAGCAGAATTGGTTAAAATGTTTATGTTTTACACTGGGGTATATCAAAAATCTGAAATGCCAGTAGAAGATAGCAATGCATTTACACAACAAGATGCTGTAAATATGTTAGAAGAGATTATTACAAAATCTGGAAAAACATTATCTACTAAGTATGAGGACTTGTTCAATCAGAACGGTAATTTTAATCAAGAAGTGCTTTTTGAAATCTGTTTTGCCAATACAGGAACTGGTGATTGGTCGCATAATAAATTAGGTAACTACCAATGTACAATGGCAGGGCCTAGAGGTCACAATTCTAATACATTAGCACAAGGTTGGGGATTTGGATCGCCAACTAGAGAGTTAGAAAACTTATTTGTAGCAGGTGATACACGTAAGGCATCAACAATAATTTATGCTAAAGAACTTGTAGATAAAGAGCAAGAAGACTACGAAGGAGAAGATCCATTTTCTCCTAATTTAGAATGGCATTATACCTATACAGGTATGTTCACTTATAAATATACTACTCATGCTTACCGTAGAACAGATGCAGGTACACCAGAATTAAATTATGATCAAAATTACCATTATATACGTTTAGCAGATGTTTATTTAATGGCAGCAGAACTTAATTTAGTTACAGGTAACCAAGGTAAAGCAGATGACTATGTAAATAGAGTGAGAACAAGAGCTGGGTTAACGCCTGTAACTGGTGTTTCTATAGATGATATTTTTACGGAAAGAAGACTTGAGTTAGCAATGGAAGGGCATCGTTATTTTGATGTGTTGAGAAGAGGGCTTTCCTATGCTAAACAAGAACTTGATGTTAGTGGATATACTTTAACACTGCCTACCGATGAGGAGGAGGAATACATGAAAAATGGACAAAACTTAACTGGTGATGTTGGAAACCCTGTAGATTTTGAAGTAAACTTTGATATGGGAAAAAGAGGTTTTCTTCCTATTCCACAAAGAGAACTTGATTTAAATGCTGGTTTTAAACAAAACACTGGTTATTAAAGAGATTAAACTTGATATAAATAATTAGACAAATAGACTTAAAAGTGGGTGTTCAATAACACCCACTTTTTTTGTTTTAAAAACCACTTAATTACAGTTAATTCTTTAGCAATTAGAGTGTTATGATTTTTGATAAAAGAAGTAGAATTGAAGCATTCTTTATTTTCTATTTTAGACATTTATTAATCTCATTTATTATTGATAAAAAAAGGCTATATTTTTTGTCATACTTCTATTTCAGTTGTCTTTAGTGTGTAAAAGGAAAACATAAACAAAAAGAATATTTAGAAACCATGAAATCATTTTTCTTATTATTATTTGCAATCTTTATTATGAATGTAGCAATAAAAATTGATGAGAAATCAAATAAGTCGTACAAATCAGTTGAACTAACAATAACTAATGAAAGTACATTGTTATTCTCAGAGTAAGTACAGTTATTTAAGAGCTTAGAGTGGTTCTATTCTTTTAAAATTCTGATAATAAGACAGGTAACAAAGTGTTAAATAGTTTCAATTCTTTTTAACACA is a genomic window of Flammeovirga pectinis containing:
- a CDS encoding RagB/SusD family nutrient uptake outer membrane protein, whose translation is MRKFNIYISTILMLLITASSCNKFLDIDPKDSQDQDSFFRTSTEARQALIGTYELLRNDNLDWQAMPMALTADVMSDDVYTGGSNATDMLGWQQMARFDARAIGDQGAKTWKKCYVGIQRATTLLTSYDKIDFKASEAELKNNIEGEALFLRGHYYFEVLRYFENVPIVRTTLNGSDWEAVEQSTPDEAYAYAAKQMLDAIPLMSEQHPENDLGRLTKWAAKAELVKMFMFYTGVYQKSEMPVEDSNAFTQQDAVNMLEEIITKSGKTLSTKYEDLFNQNGNFNQEVLFEICFANTGTGDWSHNKLGNYQCTMAGPRGHNSNTLAQGWGFGSPTRELENLFVAGDTRKASTIIYAKELVDKEQEDYEGEDPFSPNLEWHYTYTGMFTYKYTTHAYRRTDAGTPELNYDQNYHYIRLADVYLMAAELNLVTGNQGKADDYVNRVRTRAGLTPVTGVSIDDIFTERRLELAMEGHRYFDVLRRGLSYAKQELDVSGYTLTLPTDEEEEYMKNGQNLTGDVGNPVDFEVNFDMGKRGFLPIPQRELDLNAGFKQNTGY